The proteins below are encoded in one region of Drosophila santomea strain STO CAGO 1482 chromosome 3R, Prin_Dsan_1.1, whole genome shotgun sequence:
- the LOC120451754 gene encoding beta-mannosidase isoform X1 yields the protein MKYGCELLGNGTRGAVMVGLLCGLFVCGGQCDKVEVIELGNWTITNQNGSLTIANQTLPLGIYSAFAPHVLDSFNDVGLRYLAYDNWTLYNFFQFDVHHFNRGHINLTFHGIDTVAEIRLNHQLLGRTDNMFVRYSYEVSSLLQAENSLEVEIQSPVVAALARANALKEHKKSVPPECPNERYHGECHMNMLRKMQASFSWDWGPAAPSAGIWKNVELEIYEVALIREVDVDVSRINGSHWNMHIRCYLDTVGGQNFNGRLVLYAVELLDHPVIVDRYGMKKISHLAPVIEFDQAVPIGKVVMWWPNGYGEQKLYPLHFTLKTWLGSDGPEDRSKTQSHKSVRVGFRTLELVEDPAPDGVGNTFFFRVNGVEMFMKGSNYIPSHILPERQTKEQIAQLLRSAKEAHMNMIRVWGGGVYESDYFYQLADSLGLLIWQDMMFACAMYPVGDDFLSSVREEVRQNAIRLSHHPSVAIFVTNNENEAALVQNWYGTLVERDRFESEYRELYLANVIHELKLVSHSARPQPLVSSPSNGKASEPDNYISNNPQDNHNGDVHFYDYTKDGWNPDIFPRPRFVSEFGFQSFPGAYAWQRSKSDDDDLLSLITHRQHHPLGNVPIIALVERHLPLPLPEDENYAKALIYFSQIAQAMATKLETELYRSLRDTSHRTMGALYWQLNDVWVAPSWSSVDFYGNWKLLHYWARDFLAPISIVALYEKSTDSLNISLICDQLEVDPWKLNVVANVHLWSQLLPRQSIAWEVTLRPNGVQYDKVIAISDILKGEFSKTNAFIELQLRRDQNVISRTHFFPSNIAAAVGIEDPRLEFEIASRTCLNTTDVIRNSVSISIQVKRPAVFVYLELLKPYRYTLSENGFMQTAPMHVVYLTFDAPLCARLLRKSDLRVLTVNDFMR from the exons ATGAAGTATGGATGCGAATTACTCGGAAATGGCACCAGGGGCGCTGTAATGGTCGGATTACTTTGTGGCCTTTTTGTTTGCGGCGGCCAATGTGATAAGGTGGAAGTAATAGAGCTGGGCAATTGGACGATAACTAATCAGAATGGCT CCCTAACTATTGCTAACCAAACGTTGCCCTTGGGTATATATAGTGCCTTCGCACCCCATGTATTGGACTCCTTCAACGACGTCGGCCTGCGTTATCTGGCCTACGACAACTGGACGCTCTataatttctttcagt TCGACGTCCATCACTTCAATCGCGGCCACATCAACCTGACGTTCCACGGCATTGACACGGTGGCTGAAATCCGGCTGAACCATCAGCTGCTAGGACGCACGGACAACATGTTTGTCCGCTACTCCTACGAAGTGAGTTCACTGCTGCAAGCGGAAAACTCCCTGGAAGTGGAGATACAATCTCCCGTAGTAGCTGCTTTGGCGAGGGCCAATGCTTTAAAAGAACATAAAAAGAGCGTGCCCCCGGAATGCCCCAACGAGCGCTACCATGGTGAGTGCCACATGAACATGCTGCGGAAGATGCAGGCTAGCTTTTCCTGGGACTGGGGTCCCGCAGCGCCCTCTGCTGGAATCTGGAAGAACGTGGAGCTAGAAATCTACGAGGTGGCGCTGATTCGTGAGGTAGATGTGGACGTCAGCCGCATCAACGGTTCGCACTGGAACATGCATATTCGCTGCTACCTGGACACGGTGGGCGGGCAAAACTTCAATGGAAGACTTGTCCTATACGCTGT CGAGTTATTGGACCATCCGGTAATAGTAGACAGATACGGAATGAAAAAGATCAGCCACCTGGCGCCAGTAATTGAGTTCGATCAGGCTGTGCCAATT GGGAAAGTCGTAATGTGGTGGCCAAATGGCTACGGTGAGCAGAAACTATATCCGCTCCACTTCACCCTGAAGACCTGGTTGGGATCTGATGGACCCGAGGATCGATCTAAGACCCAGTCACACAAGTCGGTGCGAGTAGGTTTTCGTACGCTTGAGCTGGTCGAGGATCCCGCCCCAGACGGCGTTGGAAACACCTTTTTCTTCCGAGTAAATGGGGTGGAAATGTTTATGAAAGGCAGTAACTACATACCATCCCACATTCTACCCGAAAGACAAACAAAGGAACAGA TCGCACAATTATTAAGGTCCGCCAAGGAAGCCCATATGAACATGATTCGTGTATGGGGAGGCGGAGTCTACGAATCGGATTACTTTTACCAGCTCGCCGACAGCTTGGGTCTTCTAATTTGGCAAGATATGATGTTTGCTTGTGCCATGTATCCCGTTGGCGACGATTTTCTATCGTCGGTGCGAGAGGAGGTTCGCCAAAACGCCATACGACTATCACACCATCCCAGCGTGGCCATTTTTGTGACGAACAACGAAAACGAAGCTGCTCTTGTACAGAACTGGTACGGTACGCTTGTCGAAAGAGATAGATTTGAGAGCGAATACAGGGAGCTCTACCTGGCTAATGTCATCCACGAGTTAAAGCTTGTTTCGCATAGCGCACGACCCCAGCCACTGGTGTCCTCACCTTCAAATGGCAAAGCTAGTGAACCGGACAACTATATTTCCAACAACCCTCAGGATAACCACAATGGAGATG TACACTTCTACGACTACACTAAGGACGGTTGGAATCCAGATATTTTTCCACGTCCTCGGTTCGTCAGTGAGTTCGGCTTTCAGAGCTTTCCCGGTGCATACGCATGGCAGCGCAGCAAGAGCGACGACGATGACCTTCTCTCCCTGATCACACACCGGCAACACCATCCGCTGGGAAATGTTCCTATAATCGCACTAGTGGAGAGACACCTACCGCTGCCCTTGCCGGAGGATGAGAACTATGCAAAAGCACTGATTTACTTCAGCCAGATTGCTCAAGCCATGGCCACAAAGCTGGAAACCGAATTGTACCGTAGCCTTCGGGATACCTCCCACAGAACAATGGGGGCCCTTTACTGGCAGCTTAATGACGTATGGGTGGCGCCATCCTGGTCCAGCGTTGATTTCTATGGCAACTGGAAG CTGCTCCATTACTGGGCACGTGACTTTCTAGCGCCTATTTCAATTGTTGCCCTCTACGAAAAGTCCACGGATTCGTTAAACATCTCCCTTATTTGTGACCAATTGGAGGTAGACCCATGGAAACTGAATGTTGTGGCTAACGTTCACCTGTGGTCCCAGCTTCTGCCCCGGCAGTCCATTGCCTGGGAAGTAACCCTCCGCCCCAATGGCGTGCAGTACGACAAGGTCATTGCCATCTCCGATATTCTAAAGGGAGAGTTCTCCAAAACTAACGCGTTTATAGAGCTGCAGCTGCGCCGCGATCAGAATGTCATCTCTAGAACCCACTTCTTTCCCAGTAACATTGCTGCAGCAGTCGGGATTGAGGATCCAAGGCTCGAG TTCGAGATTGCCTCCCGAACCTGTCTTAACACCACGGACGTCATCCGCAACAGCGTCAGCATCAGCATACAGGTAAAGCGCCCCGCCGTGTTTGTGTACCTGGAGCTGCTCAAGCCATACCGCTACACCCTGTCCGAGAACGGATTTATGCAGACCGCGCCAATGCACGTCGTCTACCTAACGTTCGACGCACCCTTGTGCGCCCGCCTTTTGCGCAAGTCGGATCTCCGTGTGCTAACTGTCAACGACTTTATGAGATAG
- the LOC120451754 gene encoding beta-mannosidase isoform X2 has protein sequence MKYGCELLGNGTRGAVMVGLLCGLFVCGGQCDKVEVIELGNWTITNQNGSLTIANQTLPLGIYSAFAPHVLDSFNDVGLRYLAYDNWTLYNFFQFDVHHFNRGHINLTFHGIDTVAEIRLNHQLLGRTDNMFVRYSYEVSSLLQAENSLEVEIQSPVVAALARANALKEHKKSVPPECPNERYHGECHMNMLRKMQASFSWDWGPAAPSAGIWKNVELEIYEVALIREVDVDVSRINGSHWNMHIRCYLDTVGGQNFNGRLVLYAVELLDHPVIVDRYGMKKISHLAPVIEFDQAVPIGKVVMWWPNGYGEQKLYPLHFTLKTWLGSDGPEDRSKTQSHKSVRVGFRTLELVEDPAPDGVGNTFFFRVNGVEMFMKGSNYIPSHILPERQTKEQIAQLLRSAKEAHMNMIRVWGGGVYESDYFYQLADSLGLLIWQDMMFACAMYPVGDDFLSSVREEVRQNAIRLSHHPSVAIFVTNNENEAALVQNWYGTLVERDRFESEYRELYLANVIHELKLVSHSARPQPLVSSPSNGKASEPDNYISNNPQDNHNGDVHFYDYTKDGWNPDIFPRPRFVSEFGFQSFPGAYAWQRSKSDDDDLLSLITHRQHHPLGNVPIIALVERHLPLPLPEDENYAKALIYFSQIAQAMATKLETELYRSLRDTSHRTMGALYWQLNDVWVAPSWSSVDFYGNWKLLHYWARDFLAPISIVALYEKSTDSLNISLICDQLEVDPWKLNVVANVHLWSQLLPRQSIAWEVTLRPNGVQYDKVIAISDILKGEFSKTNAFIELQLRRDQNVISRTHFFPSNIAAAVGIEDPRLERQHQHTGKAPRRVCVPGAAQAIPLHPVRERIYADRANARRLPNVRRTLVRPPFAQVGSPCANCQRLYEIDKHVFLKNV, from the exons ATGAAGTATGGATGCGAATTACTCGGAAATGGCACCAGGGGCGCTGTAATGGTCGGATTACTTTGTGGCCTTTTTGTTTGCGGCGGCCAATGTGATAAGGTGGAAGTAATAGAGCTGGGCAATTGGACGATAACTAATCAGAATGGCT CCCTAACTATTGCTAACCAAACGTTGCCCTTGGGTATATATAGTGCCTTCGCACCCCATGTATTGGACTCCTTCAACGACGTCGGCCTGCGTTATCTGGCCTACGACAACTGGACGCTCTataatttctttcagt TCGACGTCCATCACTTCAATCGCGGCCACATCAACCTGACGTTCCACGGCATTGACACGGTGGCTGAAATCCGGCTGAACCATCAGCTGCTAGGACGCACGGACAACATGTTTGTCCGCTACTCCTACGAAGTGAGTTCACTGCTGCAAGCGGAAAACTCCCTGGAAGTGGAGATACAATCTCCCGTAGTAGCTGCTTTGGCGAGGGCCAATGCTTTAAAAGAACATAAAAAGAGCGTGCCCCCGGAATGCCCCAACGAGCGCTACCATGGTGAGTGCCACATGAACATGCTGCGGAAGATGCAGGCTAGCTTTTCCTGGGACTGGGGTCCCGCAGCGCCCTCTGCTGGAATCTGGAAGAACGTGGAGCTAGAAATCTACGAGGTGGCGCTGATTCGTGAGGTAGATGTGGACGTCAGCCGCATCAACGGTTCGCACTGGAACATGCATATTCGCTGCTACCTGGACACGGTGGGCGGGCAAAACTTCAATGGAAGACTTGTCCTATACGCTGT CGAGTTATTGGACCATCCGGTAATAGTAGACAGATACGGAATGAAAAAGATCAGCCACCTGGCGCCAGTAATTGAGTTCGATCAGGCTGTGCCAATT GGGAAAGTCGTAATGTGGTGGCCAAATGGCTACGGTGAGCAGAAACTATATCCGCTCCACTTCACCCTGAAGACCTGGTTGGGATCTGATGGACCCGAGGATCGATCTAAGACCCAGTCACACAAGTCGGTGCGAGTAGGTTTTCGTACGCTTGAGCTGGTCGAGGATCCCGCCCCAGACGGCGTTGGAAACACCTTTTTCTTCCGAGTAAATGGGGTGGAAATGTTTATGAAAGGCAGTAACTACATACCATCCCACATTCTACCCGAAAGACAAACAAAGGAACAGA TCGCACAATTATTAAGGTCCGCCAAGGAAGCCCATATGAACATGATTCGTGTATGGGGAGGCGGAGTCTACGAATCGGATTACTTTTACCAGCTCGCCGACAGCTTGGGTCTTCTAATTTGGCAAGATATGATGTTTGCTTGTGCCATGTATCCCGTTGGCGACGATTTTCTATCGTCGGTGCGAGAGGAGGTTCGCCAAAACGCCATACGACTATCACACCATCCCAGCGTGGCCATTTTTGTGACGAACAACGAAAACGAAGCTGCTCTTGTACAGAACTGGTACGGTACGCTTGTCGAAAGAGATAGATTTGAGAGCGAATACAGGGAGCTCTACCTGGCTAATGTCATCCACGAGTTAAAGCTTGTTTCGCATAGCGCACGACCCCAGCCACTGGTGTCCTCACCTTCAAATGGCAAAGCTAGTGAACCGGACAACTATATTTCCAACAACCCTCAGGATAACCACAATGGAGATG TACACTTCTACGACTACACTAAGGACGGTTGGAATCCAGATATTTTTCCACGTCCTCGGTTCGTCAGTGAGTTCGGCTTTCAGAGCTTTCCCGGTGCATACGCATGGCAGCGCAGCAAGAGCGACGACGATGACCTTCTCTCCCTGATCACACACCGGCAACACCATCCGCTGGGAAATGTTCCTATAATCGCACTAGTGGAGAGACACCTACCGCTGCCCTTGCCGGAGGATGAGAACTATGCAAAAGCACTGATTTACTTCAGCCAGATTGCTCAAGCCATGGCCACAAAGCTGGAAACCGAATTGTACCGTAGCCTTCGGGATACCTCCCACAGAACAATGGGGGCCCTTTACTGGCAGCTTAATGACGTATGGGTGGCGCCATCCTGGTCCAGCGTTGATTTCTATGGCAACTGGAAG CTGCTCCATTACTGGGCACGTGACTTTCTAGCGCCTATTTCAATTGTTGCCCTCTACGAAAAGTCCACGGATTCGTTAAACATCTCCCTTATTTGTGACCAATTGGAGGTAGACCCATGGAAACTGAATGTTGTGGCTAACGTTCACCTGTGGTCCCAGCTTCTGCCCCGGCAGTCCATTGCCTGGGAAGTAACCCTCCGCCCCAATGGCGTGCAGTACGACAAGGTCATTGCCATCTCCGATATTCTAAAGGGAGAGTTCTCCAAAACTAACGCGTTTATAGAGCTGCAGCTGCGCCGCGATCAGAATGTCATCTCTAGAACCCACTTCTTTCCCAGTAACATTGCTGCAGCAGTCGGGATTGAGGATCCAAGGCTCGAG CGTCAGCATCAGCATACAGGTAAAGCGCCCCGCCGTGTTTGTGTACCTGGAGCTGCTCAAGCCATACCGCTACACCCTGTCCGAGAACGGATTTATGCAGACCGCGCCAATGCACGTCGTCTACCTAACGTTCGACGCACCCTTGTGCGCCCGCCTTTTGCGCAAGTCGGATCTCCGTGTGCTAACTGTCAACGACTTTATGAGATAGACAAGCACGTCTTTCTTAAAAACGTTTAA
- the LOC120451756 gene encoding uncharacterized protein LOC120451756, with amino-acid sequence MAKPRYFGWKSFIVLMVCLPGCIALSRIDEVRNLSVTGKPALIRTELRFGRNLDPSKVRVVNVKSSMGEDVKILVGKNSRKARAEDAAESIFVRSADVKRRLVLPTSKAIASGRQLTFEHSPALLKQSELAQQMGAYRQRKAEAEQRQAKLIQMQLAKAQSRGIEHQAAQGDFRRGRHLAADVSWEPVRPQFPTQTQKISRKNISLAADRQWQPFGLEDSGEIQPRLQRLSHGPMFSFPRDTELAASDVQEYLEGDRDTRAYGSVSNQGYRPKNLITKHNYNSLPQKSKYVTYLPHSMVVTASAGVATPTTRWQTGVYASPHHNPIGQSSQSVVDGPVVTLIEGVRVPDSAEDKVKTWRNARVLNNQLVPYPKGYTPPRAQMTSFDR; translated from the coding sequence ATGGCAAAACCACGCTACTTCGGATGGAAATCCTTTATTGTTCTCATGGTATGTTTGCCAGGCTGTATAGCCCTATCGCGGATCGACGAAGTCCGTAACCTGAGCGTAACCGGAAAGCCAGCGCTGATCCGGACGGAGCTCCGCTTTGGCCGGAACCTTGACCCTTCTAAGGTACGAGTGGTGAACGTCAAGTCCAGCATGGGCGAGGATGTAAAGATCCTGGTTGGCAAAAATAGCCGCAAGGCCCGTGCTGAGGATGCGGCTGAGTCCATTTTCGTGCGCAGCGCGGATGTCAAGCGGCGCCTTGTCCTGCCCACGAGCAAGGCAATAGCTAGTGGTCGCCAGCTCACCTTCGAGCACAGCCCGGCATTACTAAAGCAGAGTGAACTGGCCCAACAGATGGGCGCCTATCGTCAGCGCAAGGCAGAGGCGGAGCAGCGCCAAGCAAAACTTATCCAAATGCAGCTGGCCAAGGCGCAGAGCAGGGGAATAGAGCACCAGGCAGCGCAGGGGGACTTCCGACGTGGGCGCCATCTCGCTGCTGACGTGTCCTGGGAGCCCGTCCGACCTCAGTTTCCGACCCAGACACAAAAAATTTCCCGCAAGAACATTTCGTTGGCAGCCGATCGCCAGTGGCAACCATTCGGCCTGGAGGATTCGGGGGAAATCCAGCCACGACTGCAACGACTGTCTCATGGACCTATGTTCAGCTTTCCCAGGGACACGGAGCTTGCCGCATCCGACGTCCAGGAGTACTTAGAGGGTGACAGGGACACTCGGGCCTACGGCAGTGTGTCTAATCAGGGATACAGGCCCAAGAACCTCATCACCAAGCACAACTACAACTCCCTTCCGCAAAAATCTAAATACGTGACCTACTTGCCGCACTCCATGGTAGTGACGGCAAGTGCGGGAGTCGCCACGCCCACGACCCGGTGGCAGACTGGTGTTTACGCGAGCCCACACCACAACCCAATCGGCCAAAGCTCTCAAAGCGTAGTGGACGGTCCCGTCGTGACGCTGATCGAGGGTGTCCGAGTGCCAGACAGCGCGGAGGACAAAGTTAAGACCTGGCGCAACGCCCGTGTCCTGAACAATCAGTTGGTGCCATATCCAAAGGGTTACACGCCGCCGAGGGCCCAGATGACCAGTTTCGACCGATAG
- the LOC120452276 gene encoding uncharacterized protein LOC120452276 — protein sequence MFRRVIDIPRLIYMLAAVVVPCRAQFYPLVGLGPAPNPAKFPSAVPRLVLYNPFSGQQLEPLRYSALLQDRRKSVNGNIVELPQLWQPCSCAEFSCRCCIGLALGFGESDNQRLCAAIDYNRADLGLRLSVEINQRNVATFGFSARNPPEYCVPLPLSSCLRLYDIRTFGEGNMQVCLSVVLKILASQFFEYRLSCLRFGARGVFFVRDVSQDQGQGQEALEQRSRSDAGQEAGRQKQLQFLR from the coding sequence ATGTTTCGGCGAGTAATCGATATCCCCAGACTGATCTACATGCTGGCGGCGGTCGTCGTGCCCTGTCGGGCCCAATTCTACCCTTTAGTCGGACTAGGACCGGCTCCGAATCCCGCTAAATTTCCGAGTGCAGTGCCACGCCTGGTGCTCTACAACCCCTTTAGTGGGCAGCAGCTGGAGCCGCTTCGGTACTCGGCCCTTTTGCAGGACAGACGAAAGTCCGTGAACGGAAATATCGTAGAGCTACCTCAGCTCTGGCAGCCCTGCTCCTGCGCCGAGTTCTCCTGCCGGTGCTGCATTGGCTTGGCTCTGGGCTTTGGCGAATCAGACAACCAGCGGTTGTGCGCCGCCATCGACTACAACCGGGCGGACCTAGGTCTGCGCCTCAGCGTCGAGATAAACCAGCGCAACGTGGCAACCTTCGGATTCTCAGCTCGAAATCCGCCCGAATACTGCGTGCCGCTGCCGCTCTCGAGCTGCCTGAGACTATATGACATCCGTACCTTCGGCGAGGGCAATATGCAGGTATGTCTGTCGGTGGTCTTAAAGATTCTGGCCAGCCAGTTCTTCGAGTACCGCCTCAGCTGCCTGCGCTTTGGCGCCAGGGGAGTATTTTTCGTTCGCGACGTGTCGCAGGATCAAGGGCAGGGACAGGAGGCACTGGAGCAGCGGTCTAGATCCGATGCGGGTCAGGAAGCTGGCAGACAGAAGCAGCTTCAGTTTCTACGCTAG
- the LOC120450750 gene encoding cyclin-G-associated kinase, with protein sequence MSEFFKSLNFNYFSSEANETAGGGAPGALGGRLDNDFVGQFVEVAGHRLCIKCVIAEGGYAFVYVAQDVQTSTEYALKRLIAADKQASTAIINEISIHKQVSGHANIVAFVGSSYTAPSAQLGAQYLLLTELCKGGSLVDCLRTNNAPIDPTCVLRIFYQMARAVASLHAQSPPIAHRDIKIENFLIGNDKQIKLCDFGSASTEVQSPTFQWSANQRSMLEDQLNTVTTPMYRSPEMLDTWSNNPIGPKVDIWALGCILYFLCYRKHPYEDGGKLRIINANYILPPDPQYQCFRDIIRGCLKVNPFERLDIAMVLEGLAALAETHNWSLKGPLDIHTTPIESLPTESPYRKSSVHSEFFTEPSNTTPHPTPLSATVPLSSNGHGSLLSSLRGGAGTLLKNIKDTSTKMMQTMQQSLGRNDLDISHITSRILVMPCPSDGFESTYKTNNIEDVRLYLESRFVPQKISIYNFDQRTEPRLPPPVRTVEACSVYGCPQPHAPNLEGLFTVSADMYNFLNADPKSIVVVQTGDSGGCTAATVICALLMYADLLQEPEDAVQVFAVKRHTINLRPSEFRYLYYFGDILRPTPLLPHYKNTNLVSMTCQPVPRMSKARDGCRIYMEVYCNGNLLLSTLQDYEIMRFYQVESGKIVLPINLTVCGDVTVVLFHARKGMVRPQGLKICQSQFNTGFIPEPETLITFTNKDLDDLPDSEQVPPRFCVSLSLAVTALESPPSRKPPWLPAKPMRSSAALFSSDLEYAEMVDNFVTKPSTHSSLPSSARTRESASSPLVLPDVTETAHELPSSTPEPSPPIDLLNLNQQTSDVPAADPLASAKPSTDASFDLLGAFGDDDSTGIGSAPIPDILPPPPLQQPQPQINSDPFDIFGSVDPGNVPSLKPSGFAHFGSVPTFVAKPAATNLSPTHPVKASADPFANIADMVTEFNINFNRSTLCGKSPVGTSPQPTQFSSPTHKPSPYSQPQATFMQTPPQSQTHPTSSSVRTPTQSQSVPAQSRPDYSRVHFDSQKAAHQAGTGGSKDIFADILGQQGYSFGSKMNHGPRSINEMRKEDLVRDMDPKKVRIMEWTDGKKNNIRALLCSMHTVLWDNAKWQRCEMSSMVAPTEVKKAYRRACLAVHPDKHNGTENEEIAKLIFMELNNAWTDFENDATQQNMFNA encoded by the exons ATGAGCGAGTTCTTTAAGTCGCTGAACTTTAACTACTTCTCCAGCGAGGCCAACGAAACGGCAGGAGGCGGAGCACCAGGAGCCCTCGGGGGCAGGCTGGACAACGACTTCGTGGGCCAGTTCGTAGAAGTAGCTGGGCACAGGCTGTGCATCAAGTGTGTCATTGCCGAAG GCGGATACGCCTTTGTGTACGTAGCCCAAGATGTGCAAACTAGCACAGAATACGCCCTCAAGCGCTTAATCGCGGCTGACAAGCAGGCCTCCACCGCCATCATCAACGAGATCAGCATCCACAAGCAGGTGTCGGGGCACGCAAACATTGTCGCCTTTGTGGGTTCCAGTTATACCGCCCCGTCAGCTCAATTAGGAGCTCAGTACCTGCTTCTCACCGAGCTGTGTAAAG GCGGCTCACTGGTCGACTGCTTAAGAACAAACAATGCCCCGATCGATCCCACCTGTGTGCTGCGCATCTTCTACCAAATGGCTCGGGCTGTGGCCAGCTTGCACGCACAGTCTCCGCCGATAGCCCACCGAGACATAAAG ATCGAGAACTTTCTCATTGGCAACGACAAACAAATCAAGCTGTGCGACTTTGGATCCGCCAGCACGGAGGTGCAGTCACCCACCTTTCAGTGGAGCGCCAACCAGCGCAGCATGCTGGAGGACCAGCTAAACACTGTTACTACACCGATGTACCGATCTCCTGAGATGCTCGACACTTGGTCCAACAACCCCATCGGACCCAAAGTGGATATATGGGCTCTCGGCTGCATCCTCTACTTCCTGTGCTATCGCAAGCATCCCTATGAGGATGGCGGCAAGCTACGAATCATTAACGCCAATTACATACTACCGCCAGATCCTCAGTACCAGTGCTTTCGCGATATAATCCGAGGCTGTTTAAAAGTGAACCCCTTCGAGCGCCTGGATATTGCCATGGTGCTAGAAGGCCTCGCAGCCCTCGCTGAGACACATAATTGGTCGCTTAAAGGACCTCTAGACATTCATACAACTCCCATCGAGTCTCTTCCGACCGAGAGTCCTTATCGCAAAAGTTCGGTTCACTCTGAGTTCTTCACCGAACCGTCTAACACCACTCCCCACCCTACACCGCTCTCCGCCACCGTACCATTATCTAGTAATGGACACGGAAGTCTTCTGTCATCCCTTCGAGGCGGCGCTGGAACGCTTTTAAAGAACATTAAAGATACGTCCACCAAAATGATGCAAACAATGCAACAATCTCTTGGTCGCAACGATCTTGATATAAGCCACATTACCTCTCGTATCCTGGTAATGCCCTGCCCGTCTGACGGATTTGAGTCGACGTACAAGACGAACAACATCGAAGACGTCCGACTATATCTAGAGAGCCGTTTTGTCCCACAAAAAATTAGTATTTACAACTTCGATCAACGAACAGAGCCACGTCTACCGCCACCCGTGAGGACCGTTGAGGCATGTTCAGTTTATGGGTGCCCACAGCCACATGCTCCCAATCTGGAG GGCCTGTTTACCGTATCAGCGGACATGTACAATTTTCTCAACGCGGACCCTAAATCTATTGTAGTCGTGCAGACTGGAGACTCGGGTGGATGCACTGCCGCCACCGTTATATGCGCGCTTCTTATGTACGCAGATTTGCTTCAGGAACCGGAAGACGCGGTGCAAGTTTTCGCTGTCAAGCGGCATACCATTAACCTGCGCCCCTCCGAGTTCCGCTACCTGTACTACTTCGGTGACATTCTGCGGCCCACGCCCCTGCTGCCGCACTACAAGAATACAAACCTTGTATCTATGACTTGCCAGCCTGTGCCCAGAATGAGCAAGGCGCGCGACGGCTGTAGGATCTATATGGAGGTGTATTGCAATGGGAACTTGCTGCTTAGCACACTGCAGGACTATGAAATTATGCG GTTTTATCAGGTCGAATCCGGTAAAATAGTTCTGCCGATTAACTTGACCGTCTGCGGTGATGTGACAGTGGTGTTGTTCCACGCCCGAAAGGGAATGGTGCGACCACAAGGCCTAAAGATATGTCAGTCTCAATTTAACACGGGATTCATCCCCGAACCAGAAACGTTGATTACATTCACAAACAAGGACCTGGATGACTTGCCAGACTCTGAGCAGGTGCCACCTCGCTTCTGCGTTTCACTTTCTCTGGCTGTGACTGCCTTGGAGTCACCTCCCAGCCGTAAGCCACCATGGTTGCCAGCCAAGCCCATGCGATCATCCGCCGCTTTGTTTAGCTCAGATTTGGAGTATGCAGAGATGGTCGACAATTTTG TGACCAAGCCCAGCACGCATTCCTCGCTACCATCAAGCGCCCGCACCAGGGAGAGCGCCAGCTCTCCCCTTGTTTTGCCCGATGTCACGGAGACCGCCCACGAACTTCCGTCGTCCACGCCAGAGCCTTCTCCACCCATAGACTTGCTTAATTTGAACCAGCAGACCAGTGACGTACCAGCAGCAGATCCGTTAGCCAGCGCCAAGCCTAGCACAGATGCCAGCTTTGACTTGTTGGGGGCCTTCGGTGATGATGACTCCACGGGCATAGGCTCAGCGCCAATTCCTGACATATTGCCACCACCGCcactgcagcagccgcaaccaCAAATAAACTCTGACCCATTCGACATATTTGGATCTGTGGACCCAGGCAACGTGCCCAGCTTGAAGCCATCGGGCTTTGCACATTTTGGCTCCGTGCCAACTTTTGTTGCTAAGCCAGCGGCTACGAATCTTTCACCAACTCATCCAGTAAAGGCATCTGCAGATCCATTTGCAAACATCGCCGACATGGTGACGGAGTTCAACATAAACTTTAACCGCAGCACGCTATGTGGAAAGTCTCCCGTCGGCACTAGTCCCCAGCCGACTCAGTTCTCAAGCCCGACTCACAAGCCATCACCATATTCGCAACCACAAGCAACGTTTATGCAAACACCGCCGCAATCGCAAACTCATCCCACGTCATCGTCTGTTAGGACGCCAACGCAGTCACAGTCGGTGCCTGCCCAATCAAGGCCAGACTACAGTCGAGTCCACTTTGATTCACAGAAAGCAGCGCACCAAGCGGGCACTGGCGGATCCAAGGACATATTTGCTGACATTCTGGGCCAACAAGGCTACTCCTTTGGCAGCAAAATGAACCATGGTCCACGATCCATTAATGAAATGCGCAAGGAAGATTTGGTAAGGGATATGGACCCGAAGAAAGTGCGGATTATGGAATGG ACCGATGGTAAGAAAAATAACATCCGTGCGCTTCTTTGCTCTATGCACACAGTGCTGTGGGACAATGCCAAGTGGCAGCGCTGCGAGATGTCCAGCATGGTGGCACCAACCGAGGTCAAGAAAGCGTACCGTCGCGCCTGCCTAGCAGTTCATCCTGATAAG CATAATGGAACAGAGAATGAGGAGATTGCCAAGCTAATTTTTATGGAACTAAACAACGCATGGACAGATTTTGAAAACGATGCCACGCAGCAAAATATGTTTAACGCGTAA